The sequence below is a genomic window from Rhodothermales bacterium.
GCTCCTGCTGCTGATCTTTTTCCTGCTGACGTCGAGCTTTATCCCCCAGTTCGGGATTCGGGTGGATCTCCCCAATGCGGACGCCTCGGCGCCGGCAGAGCCTAACTATGTGACCGTGATCATCACGGATGACGGCCGCTTCTTTGTCGAGCAACAGGAGGTCCCTCGCGAAGCGCTCCTCAACTCCATTCGCGACGTAAAGGGCGACCGCACTTCCCTTCTGTTACGTGCGGACGAGTCGGCCACCATCAACCAGTTCGCGGCCGTAGCCAACGTAGCAAAGGCCCTGCGGATGTCGACGCTGATGGCCACTGAACGCGGTACACGCCGTTGAGCACGGAATAGTGCGCCCTCCCTGGCGTACGCGTGTGTATTTACGGGCCGGCGCAGGGACCCACTGCCCGACGTGGGTCCAGATTTAAGGTTTCTGGCACGCCACCTATGGATACTCCCGCCTGGGGACCGTACGAACGACTGCGCCCCGACCAGATCGAATCGATACGTACACAAACACCCCTGGCCTACATCCCCTGGGGCGCGCTGCAATGGCATAGTTACCACTGTCCGATTGGGCTCGACGGCACCCAGGCGCACGGGCAATGCCTGGCCCTGGCCATGCGGACGGGCGGCGTCGTCCTCCCCCCGGTGTATGTCGGCACCGACACCATCAAGCCGTTAAAAGGGTTTGGCCATACGCTCGAACATAGCCCGGCCCTCGTGCGGCTGCTGTGCATGGAATACCTGGAGCAACTGGTCGACGAGGGGTTTCGGATGATCGTCATCGTGACAGGCCATTCCGGCAGCGGGCATATCCGGGCGCTCAGCGAAACGTGCACGACGTTTCAGACCCGCCACAGCGATGCGAGCGTCTGGCTCGTCCCTTCCTTCGAGCCGATCAAGGACGCCTACCCCTCCAACCACGCCGCCCGCGGCGAGACGTCGTTCCAACTCCTGTTTAATCCTACGGTCGTTGCGCTCGAGCGGCTTCCGGCGGATCGGGAGCCCACGCTGGATGACGACGGCGTCTGGGGCCCCGACCCGCGCCAGGCCACGATGCAGGAGGGGCGCGATATGCTCAACCTGTTTTGCGAACGGACCATTCCCAGGATTGTTGAGATGTTGGCCCCCTACCGAACTTCCCATACGGAAGGTGCGCCACCGGACGATCGCGGATGACGACGTATTGCTCGCGCGTACGCATGAACCTGGGTGTCGATCCACCCGCTACCCGCCGCCGCCCAGGTAGTTGTGCCACAGCAACCGGGCCGCGACAGAACGCCAGGGCGACCAGACCGCGCTGCGGTCTCGTTGCGCCGCGTGCGAGGGCCGCGCCGGCAACTTCCAGATGCGCTGCATCGCTACGGCCAGCGCGAGGTCGCCCCGAGGCCAGATATCCGGCCGGCGAAGCGCCATGAGCAGATAGATGTCCGCCGTCCACGGACCGATGCCGGGAAGGGCGACGAGCCGGCGGCGAACCTCCTCGTCATCCAGCCTCGCCAATCCTGCCAGATCCAGCGCACCCGCCTGGATGGCCCGCGCCAGATGCCGACCATACGTCGTTTTTTGCCGGCTGAACCCGAAGCGGCGTAACGATTCATCGTCTAGTAGGAGAAACGTAGCCGGCGTTACATCACCACCCAGCGCGGCGGCAAGCCGATCGTACGCCGCCCGTGCGGACGCCAGCGAGACCTGCTGTTCGAGAATGATGTGCAACAGCGTTGGAAACCCCTCCGTACGCGCCCAGAACGGCGGTAGGCCATGGCGTTCCAGAATGCTCCGCAGCGCGGGATCGCGATTCGCCAGCTCATGGGCTGCGTCGATCATCCCGGCCGGTGTCAGCTGTTCGCCGTCGCCGTCGGGCCCGCTATACGTTCCGACCATTCAGTTTTTCTCCTCGGTATGATTTACCTTGCGTCGTTCTATCCCTTCAACACGTACGTTTTTCCTATGCCGCTTACCAGTTATCCGCGGACGGTGTTAACCGGCCTGCTCCTGATCGTATCCCTTCTTTTCGTATCGATGAGCCTCGCGCAACCGCGGGTGCTCGTCTTCTCGAAGACCGCCAGTTTCCGGCACGATTCCATCGAATCAGGCAGTGCCGCCATTCAGAAGCTCGGAAGCGCTAACGGTTTCGCCGTCGATGCGACGGAAGATGCGGGCGTCTTCTCGGAGACGAACCTGGTCGCCTACCGTGCTGTCGTCTTCCTCAACACCACGGGAGATGTGCTGGATCCGATCCAGCAGAACGCCTTCGAGCGGTTCATCCAGGCCGGCGGCGGTTATGTCGGCATCCACTCCGCCGCCGACACCGAATACGAATGGGACTGGTACGGGCAGTTGGCCGGCGCGTATTTCGACAACCATCCCAACCCGGACAACGTCCAGCAGGGCACATTCCACATTGTCAGCCGCGACTTTCCCGGCATGGCCAACCTGCCCGAGCCGTGGACGCGGACCGATGAGTTCTACGCGTTCAAACAGATGAACCCGGCCGTGAACGTGCTCGTCCGCATCGACGAAAGCACCTACCGGGGCGGGACCAACGGCGACAACCACCCGATGTCGTGGTGGCACGAGTACGACGGTGGCCGCGCGTTTTACACGAACATGGGGCACACCCTGGAGTCCTTCTCAGAGCCCATGTTTCTCGAACACCTGCAGGGTGGCCTGCAGTATGCGATGGGCAATAGGAACGTAGACTTCGCGCGCGCTCGTACGCAGCGTATGCCGGAGGAGAACCGTTTTACGAAGGAGATCCTGGGCGAGAAACTCGATGAGCCGCTCGAACTGGCCGCCCTACCGGATGGCCGGGTCCTTTTTGTCGAACGCCCGGGCAGCGTCCGGCTGTATAGCCCGGCTTCCAATGCCATCCAGACCATTGCCAGGCTAGCGGTGAGCACTACCTACGCCGGCGGCGCCGTCGCCGAAGACGGGCTACTCGGGGTCGCCGCGGCGCCAGAATTCAGCGAAACGGGATGGATCTATCTCTATTATTCGCCTGTCGGCGACCTGGCCGTGAACCGGCTGTCGCGCTTCACTCTCCAGGGGGATGTGCTGGATCTAGCCACCGAGGTCAGGATCATCGACGTACCCGTCCAGCGCCTCGAGTGCTGCCACACGGGGGGCTCGATCGCGTTCGACGCCGCCGGCAACCTGTACCTGTCCACCGGCGACAACACGAACCCGCACGGGACCGGTTACGCCCCGATCGACGAGCGTGCCGGCCGCGAGCCGTGGGACGCCCAGAAGTCGTCCGCCAATACAAACGACCTGCGGGGCAAAATCCTGCGGATCCATCCCGAACCCGACGGCCGCTACACCATACCGGCCGGCAATCTCTTCCCAGTCGGCACACCCGATACACGCCCCGAGATCTATACGATGGGGCACCGCAATCCCTACCGCATCTCGGTCGACAAACGCTCCGGCTTCCTGTACTGGGGCGATGTAGGTCCGGATGCCTCGCGCGACTCGCTGGACCGTGGCCCGGCCGGCCACGATGAGTTCGGCCAGGCGCGCCAGGCCGGCAACTTCGGCTGGCCGTATTTCACGGGCGACAACAAGGCGTATCACGATTATGATTTCACCATGAGGACGCCGGGCGCCATGTACGACGCGGCACGCCCGGTCAATACCTCGAAGAACAACACCGGCCGCTCGGAGCTGCCGCCGGCGCAGAAGGCCTTCATCTGGTATCCGGCCGCCGCCTCGCCCGAGTTTCCGATCCTGGGCAGCGGCGGGCGTTCCGCCATGGCCGGGCCGGTTTTTTACGCCGAAGATTTCGCCGGCGCGGAAGGCGCCTACCCGGCCTATTACGAGGGCAAGCTGTTCATCTACGAGTTCATGCGGGGGTGGATCATGGCGGTGACTATGGACGAAGCCGGCGACTTCGTATCGATGGAGCGGTTCATGCCGAGTTATACGTTCAGCAGTCCGCTCGACCTTGAGTTCGGCTCCGACGGCTCGCTCTACATGCTCGAATACGGCAGCGGCTGGTTCCGCGGCAACGACGACGCCCGCCTTGTGCGCATCTCGTACAACGGCGGCAACCGGCCCCCGATGGCGTCCGCCAGCGCGGACCGCGTCGCAGGCCCGGTACCCTTCGCCACGATGCTTAGCGCTGAGGGGTCGATGGACTTCGACTCCGACCCGCTCACCTACACCTGGCGGATCACCGACGCGCAGGGCGCAGCGGTTCAAACCCTTACTGACGCCACCGCTGCCCTTACACTCCCTGAGCCGGGCGTGTACGTGGCCGAGTTGTCGGTGACCGACCCGAGCGGCACCGACGGCCGGGCGACGGTGTCCCTTATGGCGGGCAACGAGCCGCCGACGGTGGAGATCGCCCTTACCTCCGGCAACCAGACCTTCTTCGCCCCCGGCAAGGCCATCGCGTACCGGGTGGATGTCCGCGACGCCGAAGACGGCCGCCTCGCGGACGGACAGATCGCGGCGGATCAGGTGGCGGTGTCCATCGCCTATCAGGCCAACTACGAGCCGGTAGCCACCGAGCAGGGCCACCGCGGGGCGGACGCCGCGGCCGAGCAGGCTACCGGGCGCCGGCTGATCGAGGGTAGCGACTGCCGCTCGTGCCACGGGATTGATACCCCGTCGATCGGGCCGGCCTACCGTCTCGTGGCCGAGAAATACAAAGACAATCCCGGTGCGCAGGAACAGCTGGCCGTGAAAGTTCTGGAAGGCGGATCGGGCGCCTGGGGACCGGTGATGATGCCGCCTCATCCCCAGTTCACCCGCGCCGAGGTCGATCGGATGGTCGCGTATATCCTGACGCTCGACGAGGCGCCGGCGACAGCCTCGCTGCCGGCCTCCGGCTCCCATACGCCCGAGATTCCCGTAGGAGGGACCGGCGCTGTCATCATCCGTGCGGCCTACACCGATGCCGGCGCGCCGGGCGTGGGGTCGTCATCGACCGAGGCCGTCCATGTCCTGCGCAGCCCGACGATAAACATCAACGAGGCGCGCATCGAGTCCGGCGTGATGCGGTTTACACCGCCCAACGCGGGTGAGATCGTGATTGGATCCACCTCGGGGGCCCACGTCGGCTTTTCCGGCATCGATCTGACGGACATCCGGCGCATCGTCTTCGCCGCCATCGCGCCGTCGCAGGGCCTGCCAACGGCCGGCGGAACGATCGAAGTCCGCACGGGCTCGCCGGAGGGCCGGCTGATCGGAACGAGTAGCGCGATCACGCCCGCACCGGGGTTTGGCAATCCTTCGAGCCTGTCGGCCGTTATCGAGCCGACCACCGGCAAACAGTATGTCTTTTTCGTTTTTCGCAACAACAAGGCGGCTCCCGAGCAGCCCATCATGATCCTGCTCACAGCCACCTTCGAATCGGGTGAAGGCTCGATAGGAGCCGCGCCGGTGAAGGGCAGCGCCGGCCTGAGCACGGGGAGTACCATCGCCACCCTGATCGCCCACCCCGGCGCCGCCGAGGTTTTGGAACGCCATATGCCGGGCTTCACGACGGACCCCCGGCTCGACCAGGCGATGAGTATGAGTATTCGCGAAATCGCCCCGTACGCCTCCGAGGTGTTCACCCCGGAGTTGCTCTCGAAGCTGGAGGTGGAGCTGAGTGCGTTGTAACTTTCGCGCGTTGAACGTTCGCCGGCATTTCATCCATATACCTCATGCTTGTACCTCGTCAACGGACAGCGGCGACCCTGAAGTGGGCCGTGCTCTTTGCTTTATTGATCGCCACGCCGGCGCTTGGGCAATCCACCCAGCCCATCGACACCCTTACCACGCATCTCCCGATCGTGGTGATCGACACAGAAGGTCAGGACATCCCCGACGACCCCAAGCTGATGGGGCGCATGGGGGTAATCGACAATGGACCGGGCGCCTTGAACCGGCTTTCCGACACCTACAACAGCTACGACGGGTTTATCGGGATCGAACGGCGCGGCTCCAGTTCCCAGAGCTTTCCGAAGCTCTCGTATGGTTTCGAAACCTGGGACGAGGCGCAGGAAGGGATCGACATCGCATGGCTGGGCTTCCCCGAGGAGGAAGACTGGATTTTGTACGGACCGTACAGCGATAAATCGCTTCTACGGAATGTCCTCATCTTTCATCTCTCTAACCATATGGGGCGCTACGGCTCGCGCACCCGGTTTGTCGAGTTGATCCTCAACGGCAGCTACCAGGGCGTGTATGTGGCGATGGAGAAGATCAAGCGAGACGGCAACCGGGTCGATATCGCTAAACTCGACCCCGACGAAATCGAGGGGGATGATCTGACGGGCGGGTACATCGTGAAGATCGACAAGTGGACGGGGAGCGACAACGGCGGCTGGGCGTCGCCCTATCCGCCCAGGACGGGACTGGACCACGTCGTGTATTACCAGTACGACGAGCCGAAGGCCTCCGACATCGTACCGGAGCAGCAGGCCTACATCCAGCAAGTCATCGCCGGCTTCGAAGACACAATGGCCGGCGCTGGATATGCCGATCCCATCACCGGCTACGCCGCCCACATCGATGTCGATGCGGCCGTGGATTTCTACATTCTCAACGAGATCGGACGGAATGTCGACGGCTACCGGCTCAGCACCTTTATCCATAAAGACAAAGACAGCAACGGCGGCAAACTCACATTCGGCCCGGCATGGGACTTCAACCTCGCTTTCGGCAATGCCGACTACTACGACGGAGGCCTCGAGGCCGGCTTCCAGGCGCAGACCCTGATCCCGGATTCCGACGGGTTACAGCCTCCGTTCTGGTGGGAAAAATTATGGGAAGAGCCGGCGATGAACGCCCGGATCCGGGGCCGGTGGGACAGCCTCCGCACCACCGTTCTGCATACCGACACGCTGCTTCAGTTTATCGATGGCCAGGTGGCGCTGCTTGGCGTCGCAGCAGACCGGAATTTCGAGCGGTGGCCCGTTCTCGGGACGTACGTATGGCCGAACCGGTTTGTCGGAAATACTTACGCAGAGGAGGTGGACTACCTGAAAGGGTGGGTCGAGACGCGGATGGCCTGGATCGACGAGAACCTGCCGGCGGTGACGACGCTACCCGTCGAGACCCTCCTGGAGAATACCGTCAGTTTGGGCGCGGCTTACCCGAATCCGTTTACCGAATCGGCCCGGATGATACTCACCGTGGGTTCATCACGGGAGGTACAGATAGTCGCGTACGACATGCTCGGCCGGCGTGTCGCAACATTGTACGCCGGTTCGGTCCCGGCGAACAGCCCGTTGACACTCACCTTTACCGGAGCCAACCTGGCGAGCGGCCTGTATATGGTCGAAGTGTCCGGCGCGCGGATGGCGCCAGTCCGCCGACTGGTCGCGCATCGGTGACGTCGAGGCCCTAGCTACTCGCGTGGCAGTAGCAACCGCCTTCGATGAACTCGCCGCGGTCGGACGCCTCGCATCCGCCGCGGGAAGTACTTTCACCGACGAACTGGTTCGTGAGTCCCTCACAGACATCGACTTCGTTTTCGGTGCCGCTACACCCGAAGCTGGTGAGCCCGAGGCCAATAAACAGGACCACGAGGTCGGTTTTGAACGAGCGCGTGTGCGAGGTGTGTTGGGTATTCAAGGTGTTTGTGGGCGAGTTGCGTTTTGATGGGCGCCGCCGGCTTCAACGTACGCCGGATTTCGCATGGCCTGCATCCTGTCCGCAAGGCCCTCATCCCCATAGGCGCCATAACGACGCAAAACACGACACAGGGCGCCTCTCACGGTAGCGAATTCAACATCGATCTCCTAGATTAGCAGCGCAACCACCCCTATCAGAGATTATTCCGATGCCGTATCGCTTTTTGCTCGCCGCGTTTACTCTATCCCTGCTCGCCGCCCCTCTTGCTTCTCCGGTATCCCTCGCCGACCCGATCCGCACCACAAACGGCCTCGTCGCCGGCACGACGGGCTCGGACGGTTCGGTCCGCATCTACAAAGGGATTCCCTTTGCCGCCCCGCCTGTCGGCGACCTGCGGTGGCGGGCCCCGGAGCCGCCGGCCGATTGGGAGGGTGTCCGGCCCGGTGATCAGTTCGGGGCCAGCTGCGTGCAGCAGCTCACGCGCAGCCGCGAACCCTGGACCGAGGAGTTCATGGTGCAAAACGAGGTGTCGGAGGACTGCCTGTTTCTGAATATCTGGACGGGCGCGCGCCGCGCGAACGAGAAACGGCCGGTGATGGTCTATATCCACGGCAGCGCGTTTGTCGAGGGATCCGGCGAGATTTCGGTCTATGACGGCGAGGCGTTCGCAAAAAAAGGGATCGTCGTCGTCACCATCAACTACCGGATGGGGCTTTTCGGGTTTTTCACCCACCCCGAACTCTCCGGCGAGACGGAGGCCCGCGCTTCGGGCAATTACGGGTTGATGGACGCCGCGGCCGCCCTGGCGTGGGTGCGGGATAACATCGCTGCGTTCGGGGGCGATTCGGCGCAAGTCACCGTCGCCGGCCAGTCCGCCGGCGCCTCCGCCGTCCACTACCTCACTGCCTCGCCGATGGCGGCCGGCCTTTTCCAGCGCGCGATCGCCCAGAGCGGCTCGCGGGTTGGGACCACCAGCGGCTCGCTGGCCGAGGGCGAGGCGTTGGGAATCCGCTTCGCCGAATCGAAAGGCGTCCGGTCGCTCGCCCGGCTTCGTGCCCTGACCGCAGAGGAGTTGATGAAGGTAGACGAAGGCGCGCCGCCCATCCGCTTCCGCCCGGTGGTCGACGGCCACTTTATCCAGGAAGATATTCCCGGCGCGTTCGCGCGGGGCCGGCAGAACGACGTGCCCACCCTCACTGGCCTCAACGCCGACGAGGGCAGTTCCTCCCCCACGTACGGACGGATCCCCGCCGCCGAGTGGCGCACCCAGCTCCGTAACCGCTACGGCGGCGATGCCGACGCGTTTATGGCGCTGTATCCTTTTTCAGACGATGCCGAGGCCGGCGCCATGCAGCTCGCCAGCAGCCGCGACCAGGGCGTGATGGCCATGTATCTGTGGGCCGAACAACGGGCCAAAACGGCCAAAACGCCGGCCTATCTGTATTACTTCGACCGCGCGATGCCCTGGCCCGAGTTTCCCCGATTCGGCGCGTACCACACCGGCGAGATGCCGTATGTCTTTAATAACCTGGACCGCGTGAAGCGGCCCTGGGAGGCTGTCGACCGCCAGGTAGCGGACCAGGTGTCCTCCTACTGGGTGAACTTCGTCAAGACCGGCGCCCCGAACGGCCGTGGCCTGCCGGCGTGGGTCCCCTTCGGTGCCTCCGATGCCCCCTTCCAACGCCTCGCCACGACCTCTGGCCCGATGGCCCTGCCCGATGCCGAAAAACGCTCGTTCCACACGAAGATCCTGATGCCCCATGCCGACGACTGGGCCGTGTATCTGGGAGATAAGGGGCGGACGCATTATTCGCCGCTCGACCAGATCACCCCGGAAAACGTCGCCAGCCTGAAGGTAGCCTGGTCGTACGACACCGGTGAACAGAGCGAATTCCAGGCAAACCCCATCGTCATCGACGGGGTGCTCTACACGGCCACGCCCGGCCGGCAGGTGCTGGCACTGGATGCCGCGACCGGCTTGGAACGGTGGCGCTTCAACCCGACCTCGGTGCATCCGGGCCCGCTCGGCTCCCGGCAGCGCGGCGTCGTGTATTACAACGACGGAGTCAACGGGAGGATATTTTCCTCCGCCGGCGGTCATCTGTATGCCCTCGATGCGCGTACAGGCCAGCTTGTATCCGACTTCGGCGTCAACGGCTCGATCCCGTTCACACAGAACACCCCGGGCGTCATCTACGGAGACCTGCTCATCGTCTCCCCCACCGTCGGCGAACGCTCGCCGGGGTCCGTCCAGGCCTACGACGCGCGGACCGGGGAGAAGGTGTGGCACTTCAACCTGATCCCGCGCCCCGGTGAATACGGCTACCGGAGCTGGCCGGCGGAGGCGCATAAAGTGATCGGCGGCGGATCCGACTGGTCCGGCTCCGCCCTCGACGAGGCCCGCGGCATCTTGTACGCTTCCACCGAAACCGCCGGCCCCGACTTCTACGGGGGCGAACGCCACGGGATGAACCTGTTCGCCAACTCGGTAGTCGCCCTCGACGCCCGCACCGGCAAACGGTTGTGGCACTTCCAGGTGGTGCACCACGACGTGCTCGATAAAGACTTGCCGTCGCCCCCGACGCTCCTCACCGTCACCCACGACGGCCGGCGGATCGACGCCCTGGCCCAGGGCACCAAACACGGGCTGCTGTTTGTGTTCGACCGCGTGACCGGCGAGCCGCTGTGGCCCATCGAGGAGCGCCCCGTGCCCCAGAGCACCCTCCCCGGCGAACAGCTGTGGCCCACGCAGCCGTTCCCTACCTGGCCGGCGCCCCTCATGCGCCAGCAGTACACGGCCGACGACATCTCGAATATCTCCCCGGAAGCGACCGCGCTCACGGCGGAACGCCTCGCGCTTTCCGGGTCATTTGGCCCCTTCGCCGCGCCCGAACTGAAGGAGTCGATCTTTTTCCCGGGATATGACGGCGGTTTCGAATGGGGCGGCTCCGCGGCCGACCTCGACGGGATCTTTTACACCAACGTCAATGAGATCCCCTGGTTTTTGCAGATGATCGAGACGAAGCGGCCCGACGGCAGTCCCGTCCCGCCCGGTGAGATGACCTACATGGCCAACTGTGCCTCGTGCCACGGGTTCGACCGCACCGGCGATCCCGCCAGCGGGTTTCCCTCTCTGCTTGATCTTGAAGGCCGAAAAACACGCGATGAGGTGACCGCCGTCTTAACGAGTGGCCTCGGCCGGATGCCGGCGTTTACCCTGCGAGAAAATCAACAAAAACTATTGCTCGACTTCCTCTATGGCGTCGAGGTACCCCCTCCACCGCCGCCGCCCGCCGATCAATCCATCGACCCTCACCAGCAGCTGGACGACGCCGTGCCCTACACGTTCGCCGGCTTTAAACGCTGGTTCGACGCCGAAGGGTATCCCGCGATCAAACCGCCGTGGGGCACGCTCAATGCCGTCGACCTGAACACCGGGGAGCTTCTCTGGAAGGTGCCCCTCGGCGAGTACCCCGAACTCACCGCCCGCGGCATCCCTCCCACGGGTACCGAGAACTACGGCGGCCCCGTGGTGACCGCCAGCGGCCTCCTGTTTATCGGCGCGACGGCGGATGGGATGTTTCGGGCGTTCGACAAAAAGACCGGGGAGATCCTCTGGCAGACAAAGTTGCCCTTCAGCGGGACGGCAACGCCGAGTACGTACCGGGTACATGGGAAGCAATACGTGGTGATCGCCGCCGCCGGCGGGAAGTCGAAGGCGCCCGGCGGGACGGGAAGGATCGTGGCGTTTGCGTTGCCGGAGTGACAACCACCCGAAAACGTAT
It includes:
- a CDS encoding CotH kinase family protein, producing the protein MLVPRQRTAATLKWAVLFALLIATPALGQSTQPIDTLTTHLPIVVIDTEGQDIPDDPKLMGRMGVIDNGPGALNRLSDTYNSYDGFIGIERRGSSSQSFPKLSYGFETWDEAQEGIDIAWLGFPEEEDWILYGPYSDKSLLRNVLIFHLSNHMGRYGSRTRFVELILNGSYQGVYVAMEKIKRDGNRVDIAKLDPDEIEGDDLTGGYIVKIDKWTGSDNGGWASPYPPRTGLDHVVYYQYDEPKASDIVPEQQAYIQQVIAGFEDTMAGAGYADPITGYAAHIDVDAAVDFYILNEIGRNVDGYRLSTFIHKDKDSNGGKLTFGPAWDFNLAFGNADYYDGGLEAGFQAQTLIPDSDGLQPPFWWEKLWEEPAMNARIRGRWDSLRTTVLHTDTLLQFIDGQVALLGVAADRNFERWPVLGTYVWPNRFVGNTYAEEVDYLKGWVETRMAWIDENLPAVTTLPVETLLENTVSLGAAYPNPFTESARMILTVGSSREVQIVAYDMLGRRVATLYAGSVPANSPLTLTFTGANLASGLYMVEVSGARMAPVRRLVAHR
- a CDS encoding carboxylesterase family protein; translated protein: MPYRFLLAAFTLSLLAAPLASPVSLADPIRTTNGLVAGTTGSDGSVRIYKGIPFAAPPVGDLRWRAPEPPADWEGVRPGDQFGASCVQQLTRSREPWTEEFMVQNEVSEDCLFLNIWTGARRANEKRPVMVYIHGSAFVEGSGEISVYDGEAFAKKGIVVVTINYRMGLFGFFTHPELSGETEARASGNYGLMDAAAALAWVRDNIAAFGGDSAQVTVAGQSAGASAVHYLTASPMAAGLFQRAIAQSGSRVGTTSGSLAEGEALGIRFAESKGVRSLARLRALTAEELMKVDEGAPPIRFRPVVDGHFIQEDIPGAFARGRQNDVPTLTGLNADEGSSSPTYGRIPAAEWRTQLRNRYGGDADAFMALYPFSDDAEAGAMQLASSRDQGVMAMYLWAEQRAKTAKTPAYLYYFDRAMPWPEFPRFGAYHTGEMPYVFNNLDRVKRPWEAVDRQVADQVSSYWVNFVKTGAPNGRGLPAWVPFGASDAPFQRLATTSGPMALPDAEKRSFHTKILMPHADDWAVYLGDKGRTHYSPLDQITPENVASLKVAWSYDTGEQSEFQANPIVIDGVLYTATPGRQVLALDAATGLERWRFNPTSVHPGPLGSRQRGVVYYNDGVNGRIFSSAGGHLYALDARTGQLVSDFGVNGSIPFTQNTPGVIYGDLLIVSPTVGERSPGSVQAYDARTGEKVWHFNLIPRPGEYGYRSWPAEAHKVIGGGSDWSGSALDEARGILYASTETAGPDFYGGERHGMNLFANSVVALDARTGKRLWHFQVVHHDVLDKDLPSPPTLLTVTHDGRRIDALAQGTKHGLLFVFDRVTGEPLWPIEERPVPQSTLPGEQLWPTQPFPTWPAPLMRQQYTADDISNISPEATALTAERLALSGSFGPFAAPELKESIFFPGYDGGFEWGGSAADLDGIFYTNVNEIPWFLQMIETKRPDGSPVPPGEMTYMANCASCHGFDRTGDPASGFPSLLDLEGRKTRDEVTAVLTSGLGRMPAFTLRENQQKLLLDFLYGVEVPPPPPPPADQSIDPHQQLDDAVPYTFAGFKRWFDAEGYPAIKPPWGTLNAVDLNTGELLWKVPLGEYPELTARGIPPTGTENYGGPVVTASGLLFIGATADGMFRAFDKKTGEILWQTKLPFSGTATPSTYRVHGKQYVVIAAAGGKSKAPGGTGRIVAFALPE
- a CDS encoding biopolymer transporter ExbD — translated: MPLQFSSSRKPIREFSLAGLTDIVLLLLIFFLLTSSFIPQFGIRVDLPNADASAPAEPNYVTVIITDDGRFFVEQQEVPREALLNSIRDVKGDRTSLLLRADESATINQFAAVANVAKALRMSTLMATERGTRR
- a CDS encoding creatininase family protein, with translation MDTPAWGPYERLRPDQIESIRTQTPLAYIPWGALQWHSYHCPIGLDGTQAHGQCLALAMRTGGVVLPPVYVGTDTIKPLKGFGHTLEHSPALVRLLCMEYLEQLVDEGFRMIVIVTGHSGSGHIRALSETCTTFQTRHSDASVWLVPSFEPIKDAYPSNHAARGETSFQLLFNPTVVALERLPADREPTLDDDGVWGPDPRQATMQEGRDMLNLFCERTIPRIVEMLAPYRTSHTEGAPPDDRG
- a CDS encoding ThuA domain-containing protein — protein: MPLTSYPRTVLTGLLLIVSLLFVSMSLAQPRVLVFSKTASFRHDSIESGSAAIQKLGSANGFAVDATEDAGVFSETNLVAYRAVVFLNTTGDVLDPIQQNAFERFIQAGGGYVGIHSAADTEYEWDWYGQLAGAYFDNHPNPDNVQQGTFHIVSRDFPGMANLPEPWTRTDEFYAFKQMNPAVNVLVRIDESTYRGGTNGDNHPMSWWHEYDGGRAFYTNMGHTLESFSEPMFLEHLQGGLQYAMGNRNVDFARARTQRMPEENRFTKEILGEKLDEPLELAALPDGRVLFVERPGSVRLYSPASNAIQTIARLAVSTTYAGGAVAEDGLLGVAAAPEFSETGWIYLYYSPVGDLAVNRLSRFTLQGDVLDLATEVRIIDVPVQRLECCHTGGSIAFDAAGNLYLSTGDNTNPHGTGYAPIDERAGREPWDAQKSSANTNDLRGKILRIHPEPDGRYTIPAGNLFPVGTPDTRPEIYTMGHRNPYRISVDKRSGFLYWGDVGPDASRDSLDRGPAGHDEFGQARQAGNFGWPYFTGDNKAYHDYDFTMRTPGAMYDAARPVNTSKNNTGRSELPPAQKAFIWYPAAASPEFPILGSGGRSAMAGPVFYAEDFAGAEGAYPAYYEGKLFIYEFMRGWIMAVTMDEAGDFVSMERFMPSYTFSSPLDLEFGSDGSLYMLEYGSGWFRGNDDARLVRISYNGGNRPPMASASADRVAGPVPFATMLSAEGSMDFDSDPLTYTWRITDAQGAAVQTLTDATAALTLPEPGVYVAELSVTDPSGTDGRATVSLMAGNEPPTVEIALTSGNQTFFAPGKAIAYRVDVRDAEDGRLADGQIAADQVAVSIAYQANYEPVATEQGHRGADAAAEQATGRRLIEGSDCRSCHGIDTPSIGPAYRLVAEKYKDNPGAQEQLAVKVLEGGSGAWGPVMMPPHPQFTRAEVDRMVAYILTLDEAPATASLPASGSHTPEIPVGGTGAVIIRAAYTDAGAPGVGSSSTEAVHVLRSPTININEARIESGVMRFTPPNAGEIVIGSTSGAHVGFSGIDLTDIRRIVFAAIAPSQGLPTAGGTIEVRTGSPEGRLIGTSSAITPAPGFGNPSSLSAVIEPTTGKQYVFFVFRNNKAAPEQPIMILLTATFESGEGSIGAAPVKGSAGLSTGSTIATLIAHPGAAEVLERHMPGFTTDPRLDQAMSMSIREIAPYASEVFTPELLSKLEVELSAL
- a CDS encoding DNA-3-methyladenine glycosylase 2 family protein, whose translation is MVGTYSGPDGDGEQLTPAGMIDAAHELANRDPALRSILERHGLPPFWARTEGFPTLLHIILEQQVSLASARAAYDRLAAALGGDVTPATFLLLDDESLRRFGFSRQKTTYGRHLARAIQAGALDLAGLARLDDEEVRRRLVALPGIGPWTADIYLLMALRRPDIWPRGDLALAVAMQRIWKLPARPSHAAQRDRSAVWSPWRSVAARLLWHNYLGGGG